The proteins below come from a single Malus sylvestris chromosome 3, drMalSylv7.2, whole genome shotgun sequence genomic window:
- the LOC126615021 gene encoding uncharacterized protein LOC126615021 has protein sequence MATSISYAVFIASMLLCLSSSPAPFANARASQLVRSVCKQTQEQFGYNYRQCVKSLWKDIPIRSATNLKDLDIAVLKLAAANAAQTKATFEKALNATDKNANGTTAIKQCVDSYDFALGAFVFAVRGVNDGDKSVTEILTQAQDDLVRCQRALASVEAPLPMPVSRTNFWVLLYRDVAFLVTSQLFNIQKKI, from the coding sequence ATGGCCACCTCAATCAGTTATGCAGTGTTCATTGCTTCCATGCTCTTATGTCTCTCGTCGTCTCCAGCACCATTTGCAAATGCAAGAGCGTCTCAATTAGTTAGGAGTGTTTGCAAGCAAACCCAAGAACAATTCGGCTACAACTATAGGCAGTGCGTAAAATCTCTTTGGAAAGATATTCCAATTAGATCGGCAACTAATCTCAAAGATCTTGACATAGCTGTTCTTAAATTAGCAGCAGCAAATGCAGCACAAACCAAAGCTACGTTTGAAAAAGCTTTAAACGCCACCGACAAGAATGCTAATGGCACGACAGCTATAAAGCAGTGTGTAGATTCGTATGATTTTGCGTTAGGAGCGTTCGTTTTTGCAGTGCGAGGGGTCAATGACGGTGACAAATCGGTCACCGAAATCCTCACACAGGCTCAAGATGACCTTGTTCGTTGCCAAAGAGCATTGGCCTCTGTTGAAGCTCCGCTTCCTATGCCAGTATCAAGGACGAACTTTTGGGTCTTGTTATATAGAGATGTTGCATTCCTTGTTACTTCCCAGTTATTCAATATCCAGAAAAAGATATGA